The Solanum pennellii chromosome 11, SPENNV200 genome contains a region encoding:
- the LOC107003661 gene encoding uncharacterized protein LOC107003661, with protein MVNLTKLEFTALQSSGRNYLSWVLDAEIHLDAMGLGDTIKEENKTSNQNCARTMIFLRHHLDEILKIEYLTVKYPLVLWKNLKERFDHLKMVIHPKARYYWMHLRLQDFKSIHEYNSAMFRITSQLKLCGETVSEIDMMEKTSPLFMPRMCSCSNNIEKKVSKMNEAYVHHARRGKGRGPNRGRGRGRGRGRGCGRDYGQEHFFAHPEGKIDHLIGDGSVNMEE; from the exons atggtcAATCTTACAAAACTAGAGTTCACTGCCCTTCAAAGTTCGGGCAGGAACTACCTCTCATGGGTGTTGGATGCTGAAATCCACCTTGATGCAATGGGTCTTGGAGAcaccataaaagaagaaaataagacatCAAATCAAAACTGTGCACGAACAATGATATTCTTGCGTCATCATCTTGACGAAATTCTGAAAATCGAATATCTGACAGTTAAGTATCCACTTGTTTTGTGGAAAAACCTAAAAGAAAGATTTGACCACTTGAAGATGGTCATACATCCAAAggcacggtattattggatgcATCTAAGGCTACAAGATTTTAAGTCTATACATGAGTACAATTCTGCCATGTTCAGAATCACTTCtcaattgaaattatgtggagaaacgGTTAGTGAgattgatatgatggaaaagacTTCTCCACTTTTCATGCCTCGAATGTGCTCTTGCAGCAACAATATCGAGAAAAAGGTTTCAAAAA TGAATGAGGCGTACGTCCACCATGCTAGGCGTGGAAAAGGTCGCGGTCCTAATCGTGGTCGTGGACGTGGTCGTGGACGTGGACGTGGTTGTGGTCGTGATTATGGTCAAGAAC ATTTCTTCGCACATCCtgaaggaaaaatagatcaCTTAATTGGTGATGGTTCTGTGAACATGGaagagtga